A stretch of the Corvus moneduloides isolate bCorMon1 chromosome 8, bCorMon1.pri, whole genome shotgun sequence genome encodes the following:
- the KIF11 gene encoding kinesin-like protein KIF11: MAFSGSQGGGTTKKEEKGKNIQVVVRCRPFNASELRASSYAVVDCDQARKEVSVRTGGVTDKSSRKTYTFDMVFGAQAKQIDVYRSVVCPILDEVIMGYNCTVFAYGQTGTGKTFTMEGERSPNEEYTWEEDPLAGIIPRTLHQIFEKLTENGTEFSVKVSLLEIYNEELFDLLNPTPDVGERLQMFDDPRNKRGVIIKGLEEVTVHNKNQVYQILERGAAKRTTAATYMNAYSSRSHSVFSITIHMKETTVDGEELVKIGKLNLVDLAGSENIGRSGAVDKRAREAGNINQSLLTLGRVITALVERAPHIPYRESKLTRILQDSLGGRTKTSIIATVSPASVNLEETLSTLEYAHRAKNIMNKPEVNQKLTKKALIKEYTEEIERLKRDLAAAREKNGVYISLENYEALNGKLTVQEEQITEYIDKISVMEEEVKRVTELFRVSKNELEQCKTDLQIKEKELEETQKDLQETKVQLAEEEYVVSVLENTEQKLHGTASKLLSTVEETTRDVSGLHAKLDRKKAVDQHNAVVQNTFAGQMNALFSKIQDSITENSLKQQQMLTFYTNFIGDLLSTSSSTADILASVVSASFASFKDLVSTEVSHMSEKITQHENLSLDCKAELLRLIEEHKTGLGRAVNSLTPVVEFVLGLNCQFQSNMKKYSAVADQMEGHKKEMDTFFGDLFLTLKKIQEETAAGFAQLQHNCDSLKEEVEMTRLAQRKSAAKLMSLLQSQLDLFAQETQKNLTDVLAKNGSLKTTITAMQENVHLKTTDLVSSANSNHSKFTASLDNFSQELRSINAENKTMLEESNDHCQYLLSNLKNVSQDTSTWGEFTTAQMVNFTNQQLLSFKDEKQQLQCLQKKNEENCDKAIAEIADHIGRKKAAEGKVLNGLLDQIKVDQEILVEQKLALKEEVQHGLTQVNGFLQEDLKVDISTGTTPQRKDYFYPVTLVRTEPREVLLEQLRQKQPSLDAMLSSVIKEVEDNAGQDLLEEEGELQESSESLACDKYLMDTNVYCHTNGGIPFFQHKRSVKKGKENKSATTVENKTEDMMEEFLQKSKHPLRLLN, encoded by the exons ATGGCTTTCTCTGGCTCTCAGGGCGGCGGCACGAccaagaaggaggagaagggcaaGAACATCCAGGTGGTGGTGCGGTGCAG GCCTTTTAACGCCTCAGAACTTAGAGCGAGCTCCTATGCTGTCGTAGACTGTGATCAAGCAAGAAAGGAAGTCAGTGTCCGCACTGGAGGAGTGACAGATAAGTCATCAAGAAAGACTTACACATTTGATATG GTTTTTGGAGCTCAGGCAAAGCAGATTGATGTATACCGGAGTGTTGTGTGTCCCATTTTGGATGAAGTTATTATGGGCTACAACTGTACAGTGTTTGC TTATGGCCAAACTGGTACTGGTAAGACCTTCACAATGGAAGGGGAGCGGTCACCTAATGAAGAATATACTTGGGAAGAG gATCCACTAGCAGGTATCATACCCCGTACATTGCatcaaatatttgaaaaactCACAGAGAATGGTACCGAATTTTCAGTGAAAGTCTCTCTTTTGGAAATCTATAATGAGGAGCTTTTTGATCTTCTGAATCCTACTCCTGATGTCGGAGAAAGACTGCAGATGTTTGATGATCCTCGAAACAAG AGGGGTGTAATTATTAAAGGCTTGGAAGAAGTAACTGTACACAACAAAAATCAAGTTTACCAAATCCTGGAAAGGGGTGCAGCCAAAAGAACAACTGCAGCTACTTACATGAACGCATATTCCAG CCGTTCCCACTCTGTGTTTTCAATTACCATCCATATGAAAGAAACAACAGTAGATGGAGAAGAACTTGTTAAAATTGGGAAGCTAAACTTG GTTGATCTTGCAGGAAGTGAAAACATTGGTCGATCAGGGGCAGTTGACAAGAGAGCTCGTGAAGCTGGAAATATCAACCAATCTCTACTGACACTAGGAAGAGTTATTACTGCTCTAGTGGAAAGAGCCCCTCATATTCCATACAGAGAATCTAAACTCACAAGAATCCTTCAAGACTCTCTTGGAGGACGGACAAAAACATCAATAATTGCCACAGTTTCGCCTGCATCTGTAAATCTTGAG GAAACATTGAGTACACTGGAATATGCCCATAGAGCAAAGAACATAATGAACAAGCCTGAAGTTAATCAGAAGCTAACAAAAAAAGCTCTTATTAAG GAATACACCGAAGAGATTGAGCGTCTGAAGCGAGACCTTGCTGCTGCACGAGAGAAAAATGGAGTCTATATTTCTCTTGAAAACTATGA AGCCCTTAATGGAAAGCTGACGGTTCAGGAAGAACAAATTACAGAGTATATTGACAAAATCAGTGTCATGGAGGAAGAAGTGAAAAGG GTCACTGAACTATTCAGAGTCAGTAAAAATGAACTTGAACAATGTAAAACAGATCTGCAAATCAAGGagaaagaactggaagaaaCCCAAAAAGATCTACAAGAAACCAAGGTTCAGCTGGCTGAAGAAGAATATGTGgtttcagttttggaaaataCTGAACAAAAACTTCATGGCACAGCTAGCAAG tTACTTAGTACAGTGGAAGAAACTACAAGAGATGTATCTGGGCTCCATGCGAAACTGGACCGTAAGAAGGCTGTTGATCAGCACAATGCTGTTGTCCAAAATACATTTGCAGGACAAATGAATGCTTTGTTCAGCAAAATACAAGATTCAATTACTGAAAACAGTTTGAAGCAGCAACAGATGTTGACATTTTACACAAATTTTATAG GTGACCTCCTGTCTACCAGTTCTTCTACAGCAGATATTCTTGCATCAGTTGTATCAGCATCTTTTGCCTCTTTTAAAGACTTGGTGTCTACTGAAGTTTCTCACATGTCTGAAAAAATAACACAGCATGAGAATCTATCACTTGATTGTAAAGCTGAACTGCTGAGATTAATT GAGGAACACAAAACTGGATTAGGAAGAGCAGTAAATAGCTTGACACCAGTGGTAGAATTTGTCTTGGGGTTAAACTGTCAGTTTCAGAGTAACATGAAGAAATATTCTGCTGTGGCTGATCAG atggagGGCcataaaaaggaaatggatACTTTCTTTGGAGATCTTTTTCtcactctgaaaaaaatacaggaagaaaCAGCCGCTGGctttgctcagctccagcatAATTGTGACAGTTTAAAAGAAGAAGTGGAAATGACGAGGTTGGCACAAAGAAAG AGCGCAGCCAAATTGATGTCTTTACTGCAAAGCCAGCTTGACCTCTTTGCTCAGGAGACTCAGAAGAACTTAACTGATGTACTCGCAAAGAATGGAAGCCTGAAGACCACCATCACTGCTATGCAAGAAAATGTTCACCT GAAAACTACAGACCTAGTCAGCAGTGCAAATTCCAATCACAGCAAATTTACTGCATCTCTGGATAATTTCTCTCAAGAGCTCAGGAGCATAAATGCTGAAAACAAGACAATGCTAGAAGAATCCAATGACCACTGTCAATATCTTCTCAGCAATCTCAAAAATGTATCTCAGGATACCAGTACGTGGGGTGAATTTACAACTGCACAGATGGTCAACTTTACTAACCAGCAGCTATTGTCATTCAAGGATGAGAAACAGCAACTTCAGTGTTTACAAAAG aaaaatgaagaaaactgtgATAAAGCAATAGCTGAAATTGCTGACCATATTGGCAGAAAAAAGGCTGCTGAGGGGAAGGTGCTGAATGGCCTTCTTGATCAGATAAAGGTGGATCAGGAGATACTTGTGGAGCAGAAGCTGGCACTTAAGGAGGAAGTACAGCATGGGCTAACTCAGGTTAATGGTTTCCTGCAAGAGGATCTTAAAGTGGATATTTCAACAG GGACAACTCCACAGAGAAAAGACTACTTCTATCCAGTCACACTTGTGAGAACAGAGCCCCGGGAAGTACTTCTAGAGCAATTAAGGCAAAAGCAACCAAGTCTTGATGCTATGCTAAGCAGTGTGATAAAGGAGGTGGAGGATAATGCAGGTCAG GACCTgttggaagaggaaggagagttGCAAGAATCCAGTGAAAGCCTTGCTTGTGACAAATACTTAATGGATACAAATGTCTATTGCCACACAAATGGTGgcattccttttttccag CACAAAAGAAGTGTCAAAAAAGGTAAAGAGAACAAATCTGCAACTACAGTGGAGAACAAAACAGAGGATATGATGGAAGAGTTTCTTCAGAAATCTAAGCATCCTTTAAGATTGCTGAACTAG